In the genome of Schistocerca piceifrons isolate TAMUIC-IGC-003096 chromosome X, iqSchPice1.1, whole genome shotgun sequence, one region contains:
- the LOC124723214 gene encoding multifunctional protein ADE2, producing MAGEGNYKLGKLVIEGKTKKVWALEDSPDLVYVESKDRITAGDGVKAHDLEGKAAVSNRTNCKVFELLNSVGLKTSFVKHAGEKAFIAKKCEMVPIEWVTRRLATGSFLKRHPGVPEGYRFNPPLQETFYKDDANHDPQWSEEQIISANFNLNGVVIGQDEVDIMRKTTVVVFEVLEKAWAEKDCALIDMKIEFGIDSSGQILISDVIDSDSWRLWPSGDKRLMKDKQVYRNLSKVTDEDLATVKRNFIWVAEQLETIIPVPKCLVVILMGSPADEKHSSVIADNLKAMGIPCEMRVTSAHKNTDEALKITAFYEGCGQKVVFIAVAGRSNGLGPVLSGNTSFPVINCPPVRADNVAQDIWSSLNIPSGLGCTTVVYPEAAALAAAQIHGLCDYVVWSRLRVKKLQNFINLKVADKKMRNLNVQ from the exons ATGGCTGGAGAAG GAAACTACAAGTTGGGTAAACTTGTGATTGAAGGAAAGACTAAGAAAGTGTGGGCTCTAGAAGACTCGCCTGATCTGGTTTATGTTGAAAGTAAAGATCGAATCACAGCAGGAGATGGTGTGAAAGCTCATGACTTGGAGGGTAAAGCAGCCGTATCAAACAGAACCAACTGCAAAGTTTTTGAGCTACTCAATTCAGTTG GGCTAAAAACTTCATTTGTGAAGCATGCAGGTGAGAAGGCATTCATTGCTAAGAAGTGTGAAATGGTGCCAATTGAATGGGTAACGCGAAGATTAGCAACAGGTTCATTTTTGAAGAGGCATCCTGGAGTTCCTGAAGGGTATCGCTTTAACCCACCTCTGCAAGAAACCTTTTACAAG GATGATGCTAATCATGATCCACAGTGGTCAGAAGAACAGATAATATCAGCAAACTTCAACTTAAATGGTGTAGTGATTGGCCAGGATGAGGTTGATATAATGCGCAAAACAACTGTTGTTGTCTTTGAAGTTCTAGAAAAAGCATGGGCTGAAAAAGATTGTGCCCTCATAGATATGAAAATAGAATTTGGAATTGATTCCTCTG GGCAGATTTTAATATCAGATGTAATTGATAGTGATTCTTGGAGACTGTGGCCCTCAGGAGACAAACGCCTGATGAAGGATAAGCAGGTGTATCGAAATCTGAGTAAGGTTACAGATGAGGATCTTGCTACAGTTAAGAGAAATTTCATCTGGGTTGCTGAGCAGTTAGAAACTATAATACCAGTTCCAAAGTGTTTG GTCGTTATACTTATGGGCTCTCCAGCAGATGAAAAACATTCTTCAGTTATTGCAGACAACTTGAAAGCTATGGGTATTCCATGTGAAATGAGAGTAACGTCTGCACATAAGAACACAGATGAAGCTCTTAAAATAACTGCATTTTATGAAG GTTGTGGCCAGAAAGTAGTATTCATTGCCGTTGCTGGGCGAAGCAATGGTCTTGGACCTGTTCTTTCAGGAAACACATCTTTCCCAGTTATCAATTGCCCACCTGTGAGAGCAGATAATGTCGCACAGGACATTTGGTCTTCATTAAATATACCATCGG GCTTAGGGTGCACAACTGTGGTGTATCCTGAAGCTGCTGCCTTGGCCGCAGCTCAGATTCACGGTTTGTGTGACTATGTTGTGTGGTCACGTCTTAGAGTGAAGAAGCTGCAGAACTTCATCAATCTGAAAGTTGCAGATAAAAAGATGAGAAATCTCAATGTGCAATGA